The following DNA comes from Bombus terrestris chromosome 2, iyBomTerr1.2, whole genome shotgun sequence.
AATATCTCTTCCGACATGAATTATCTTCTTTTCACCCTTGCCTTCTTTGtattaagtttcaatttatTGCTACCTATTTAGTcgtcgattaattttaattacgaattATGGAAAGTGATAAAGTATTAACAATAGAGAGGCGTTTTCTTGCAACGCTGAAAACATGATAACAATATCAACCTTTTGATCGAAACGAATCAAATGTTCAAATAGTTATGAACGCTAGTGTACCTACTGTATTTGTGTCGCTGTAACCACAGTACGTAAGACGTAAGAAGAAGTGGGCACCACTTATTACACTTCGACCGAATGACATTTTCGTATTACAACGCGCATGAgtctatattattttcattgtcgCCATGCTAGCGCAAACAATTTAACGAAATAATCTGTAAATAGGCGTAACGATGGGCGCGTGCTATTTACACGGTTAAACGGTTTTCTGCGTCTAGCAAGGCGCGTGTAATCCAAACGAACGAGGACAACATCGTCGACAGCAGCGATGCAGGTGCTGCAACGAGCAACTTTCCTACTCTGACACTTATGCCATATTTCTCTGTCTCCTTCGCCGCAACGGCAACCTTCGACCTCGACTTCCGTGCTATCGCGTTGCACCTGTCGCGAGCTATTTTGCTTGCAAATAGATCGCCTACGAAATCCGCGTGTTGTTTCGCCGAGATTCCAGTGCCACGACAACTCGCAGAACCGACGTTCGCCTTCTTCTTTTCAGTTTGTCATTTATCGTACACCGAGCCAGCATTATAATTCggaatattattaattgcaGCGTATGGATTTTACTCCCATATTTTTGtcagaatatttcatttaaatggaATTAAGTAACGACGATAGATCATCTTGTttgattatcttttatatttttagtccATTTTCCACTTAATTTTACACAAACtcgatttatttctttattaccgTTCAATACTCGTCGCACGAGCACAAACAACTTTATTGTAATATAACTCGACTGTAATAGTACTATATTACTTACgttatttacaattttcttttaattaatcgaTAGCGAGGTACGAATACATTATGGCGATCAATTAATAACATCGGTTCATCGATCTATAATACGTTTAATCTAAAGTTTTTACATCTTAGTTCTTACGAAATGCTTTTCTTCGTCGCATATTCTTCGAACAACTTACACACGGATAGTTCGGTGAATTCCAGGCAAGAGAATTCAAATTTCCAGAAAGACGTACGTACATAaagtcaaattttttaaatcattcgGAGGAAAAAAGCACGCGGTCGATTTCTTCGCGCGATACTGTCCTGTTAAGAACGAAACATAGCGGAAAACTACAATCCGTTTCTCGCGTCTTTAGAGGGATGTGCGGCTATCCAGTCGAGGGCACGCTGGATGAGAACGGGTATTGGTTGCGTGGGTGGTGGTGTTGGCAGATGCGGCCCTTGAAATGTGGCACCGTTTTCGTTTGCTAACCAACCGAGGTTTATTTTCGTACCATCCGGCGCGGTCCACGAGGCCGAGCCGCGAACTTCTTCGGCTTCTGCATCCTTTTGACCACGATTCTTCAGAACACCCTCTTCCTCGACGGCAATGCCATTAGCGGTTTCCCATTTCGAGTAAAAACTTCCATCCGGACTGATATCTTGACTTTGACTGACGATGGCGATCGGTTTGTCCGCGGCTAGCGCCATAACTACCACACTCAGCAGGTAAATTGTCCGGAAGTGCATGATGCAAGTAATGGGTGGAAAAATGTCTGAAAAAAGTCATTACTGTCGTGACGCGTATCCGTGATATCGTAACGTGCAGAACTTTGTTCGTTCGAATTctatttattggaatttttattaaaattaattagagaattaataaaaaatctacTACAATTcactaaaattagaaaataaactatATATGTATGAACAGCTATATGTTGAACTTCATATGTACTGTATCTCCGACGAGTAGATACGCGTAATCCTATCTGTATTACGTATTATACTTTCGTATCGGTTAATTATCGCGTATCTCGTTAAAACCGTGACAAGTGTCCGATCATAAATCTAAGTAACGAAGCAGTTATCCGTTTAGGCCGGTTAATTCAATTAAGTCGTTTTACGAACGCGATGATTAAGTTAAGCGTTCAAATGTGCCGTAAGTAGTTGCAGCGATACGCCTGTTAATCGGTAATCGATGGAACGTGTGCGCGCTAAGATAACGATCGAAAGTCTATCTATCGATCATACTTGGTTATTGACGGTGTCGACGCGATCGTCCAACCTCGGTTTCTGAATTTCCAGATAGCGCGTGCAAAACCCTACTGGCGAGTGCACATCTATCGCATGCAGCTTTTATAGTTTGAAATACTCTCCGCTATCACCGACATTTTCCGTTCAAATGTCACTCGGTGATACCGGTTCAGCCTTCGTATGACCGGTATCGCGTAATAAAGAAAACCTTCCCGGCTGGATTGTGGCACGAGCAACCTGCAATCAATCCACGCCTAGATCGTCAATTATAATAACCGTTACCGTGGATACACACttgctataaatatacaaattgcTTGGAACTTGTATTTTCTATCGCATTACTTCTGGAGCTTCCTTCGAGTAGATCGGGCAACACGCATAAGCACCGTGTCAACGAGTTTACGTCTCTTCTCTTTAAAGAGCGTGAGAAGTCACTTTTATGTAGTTTATTTGTTGTTTACGTATTCCTTATTGCTTTTATGAACGAccagtttcatattttcttacgCAATATACGAACAAAACAGATTCCTGTTTTCACGTTTCCatgtttccttttatttcgcttgtttttatacaatataaaagCAAAAATTTATGCGTTGGACTagcttgaaaaaataaaaaacccTCGCTTTTCGATCGTACGATACATATACGTATGTCAGTTTTAAATGTATACGCGTGATCGTTCCTCTATGAGTATCGAAGTACGAGAAGTAGCAAAAAGTGTTTCAAATGAAAGTTGTTTGACTTCATGGGCCAAACATAACAACATATCTTGATTTCTCTTTATATTCGTCTTTAAAGAGGCTTCaatgtaacattttttaattcccTGCAAAAAAGTATCAAGGTACTTCGATTTGGCTCGAAAAATGAtcagtttaaaagatattttaattttcatcttGCAAAACTTGTGCAAAGGACAAGGAAGGACACCGTAGTATTTTTATGTTTACGTTTTTCTTGTAACATTATAAATAGAAGGTTATCCAAGAGAACGGAGAATATCCGGAGTCTGAATACAAAAATCAATTACTCGCTACATCAAGAAAGAAGAGGacatttatttcgaatttataaGAACCAACAACAGCTAAGAAATAAAAGTGCTTATCAGGAAGAATATGTTGCGGGGTACTTGCAAGAAAGTTGGGTACAGTGCACGTACAGGGTGTAACAGAAGGGCGCTCGAAAATTGTAGATCAGAAGAACTTAACTATCTTCGATTTTATCGttgttaatttactttaatcGCCAATACCGTACAGTGTATACTGTTTTACCCATTCCAAAGGTGCAAAATGGGGAAAAATAGGGCTTtcgttttattcttatttcaagTACTGAAACGCAATTTGttagttttattttctttttttctcttcctttgttttttGCTCGTTATAAAAGTATCTAATAAATACAGGTTTGCCCTATAGTAAAATAAAGTACAGTATGCTATATGACACTTTCCTTGTTATTGACGTATTGTTATTGACGTTATCAATCGTGTCGATAATGCTGTTACGTTTTGACAAATACTTGCTGTCAGCTCCTCCAAAAGAggagtattacgtcataacgatatatatctgACGTCGTCGACCGTTAATTTTTTAGCGACGGTACGCCTACGTAATGGTTCGGAACGAACCTGAATGTAGGAAcattttttatgaaagaaaGGCATATTCGGTAAAGGTATACTTGTGAGAAGAAAGAATGAGATTTTAGCAACAACGAAAGTTTAAGAAGCGCGCGTGTCTCAGCAAACAGTGATACATACGTGAAAATAATTAATCTCGTGATTTACGGTGATGCTTCGCACACCGTGGACTggtttttttaaaaaatgatctGTCAAAGGAAGCACAATTCTAATGAGCGGAAACAGTGGCTTTTGAATATTTCGTACAAGGTATTATACTGTCCGACAGCACTACCCAGGACTTTTCATTACGACAAGTGCAATTAGTCAtctctttatttaaaaattcgaagcACTCTAGAGACCGGGTAACttgtagaagaagaagaagatttaAGAAAtacgtgtttctttttttctttttttccaagtCTGTGAGGCAACGATGGGTCAATGTCGAATGAGTCACGGCTCAACCATAGttattagaaattttgtaattatttcacGACCTTTCTCATTCTAACTATCAGTTTGCGTGCTTCGAACGGTTCCAAGCGACCTTTCGAAACTTCTGACAAACCTAAATTACGCGAGGACCTAGGGAGAGAAGAATTCTCGATGAGCTAGAATTAGGAATTCTTCTAAGAGACATTAGCAAAAGTGAGGATGTATTGCTTCGAACGTAACGAGCTAGAAATATTTGAAGGATAAGATGATTAATTCCACGAAGAAGATttatgatttataattttaaatcgaaTTTGGAGGACAACACGTCTCCCGCACGAATAACTCGTACTTATGCGGTCGTTGCTCTCTCCCAAAGTTAAAGGAAAATTTTACAAGCTCGCTATTTCGGTTCTATCAGGTATACGCtgttatataatttcatttaggTTCCCAACAATAACTAATTGATATAAGTATTGACACGCGTTCAAAGTTgttactttaattaattaatagcttGTACCATTAATGGCATCGACAATGTCTTTCGGTACCTTTCACAAAGTTACCGCTTCGGATCTTCGTTGAAGCTTCCATCATGTTTGCCGCAGAGTTTCGACATGCTCGCTGTCTTGTAATCGATACCCTTCGAACGATAACATTTTCTCCCCGTGATAATTCCCGTGTTTTACTCCTAGGCAAGAAGCAAAATTACGCCTGACTTTCGTAACTCGCGGCTCTAAAATGATGTAAAACGAGCGTGCTACTGTAAAATTTGGGCCGATGATTGGGAACTATTAAATCTTACGTGGCAATTAACTTTAAATATGagaagaaaattagaaataatcttcgtattttttttcaattttcaagtaCATAACGAGAAAAGATATGTAACtataaaatttagaataatatcACCACGAGATATTTACGTATAATTTATAGTATGTTATCGCTTTCGGAATCAAGTGacagcaaaatattatataaaaatttaatcgatgTAAGTGTTTCTTCAATTAGATATAACGATAATGTAAAATTACGCATAACTAGGCATTgttgtcttctttttctttttatttctcatattttggagcgatttaattattttacacgTTCTATTTCCGTTTACTATACGGTTTGAAAACAcgcaataaaattgtataaaaactACTTGTGGAAGTTGCCAAGATACAATAATTCAGACCGATTAATTGTTTTCGTGATAATTTGGATTAATTATCATCGCACGATGTGATGATGGGGGCCGTTTATAAACGAGGGCCATAACACActcgaagagaaggaaaaagggaaAGTGTGAATTCCttgagacagacagacagacagacagaagaTTCTTCGGCAAAacgtttttatttatatacaaaaatcacaagttaaggtatacgtatattattatgtactatcgaCGCTCGATACGCGTCTTCGCAGCTGCGATGGCGTCGTCGTTTTTTCGCGTTTTACGTTTGTGAAAGCAGCGTGCGCGCATCGGCACGATCCTGTCGTAAACTGCTGAACAGTGCGCTTTACTTTCATCTATACAGGTAAGATAAAGAATCTCGAAGTATACAGTTATTATATACCGGCTGGCTCGCGCCTTATTTTTTTCTGTTATGTATAATCCTAGATTAATATACCAcactatatttatttttatggtCGCATCGAAGGCTCAGGGTCGGTTCTGTCCATGGCAAGCTGGCTCGAAATCAGGTCACGTTTGAGGTATAGTTGGGCTGATTAACCTACGGGACGAGAAACCTGTTAGACTCGATCGTTGGAAAACATATATTTTGACTGTTATAGCCGAACGTCACTGCGTATACTATCAccgagaaatttcattttagtCCACGTATCGTTACGATTTATTTCACTCGATTATGAAGTTCggctataatatataatacaagtatATGCtagtaaagtaaaaaatgtaaaagcaTGCCAAAGGATAAGAAATACTTTCTGCTCTAAAATTGACATTCTGTAAGAATAaccaaagaaataaatgaattgCGCAACGTACAAATTCGAAGCGAATGTAAAATGTGAAAATCGATCGTACGGACTCGTTGCGCGCGAAAACGAACAATTTAACCGAAGAACGTAAAAGCGTCGTTAGTCATTAGGGTAGGAAAAGAAGACGTACCTCGGCCAGGTGGTCGTGGTTGACCGCCGTCGTCTTCTTCTGGGTGAGCCGCGTTCCACTCGAGCGCCCTTTGAATCTCTGGTGGTATCGGTGGTGCCGTGGGGATGTGAGATCCTTGCACTTGGAAGCCATTCTCATCAGCCACGTACGTGATACTGACTTGCTGACCATCCGGCGCCGTGTAAGAATCAGAGCCTTGCGAAACAACCGGTGTCTCGTTGTCTACTTGTTTAGGTTGTCCCGATTCTTGGTGACTGATTCCGTTGCTTGTCTCGAAGCTGAACAATAATTTGTAGTTTGATTAACGCTTGACGCTGCTTAATGTTTGCAGCGAAGGCTACGTCCTTTCGGAACAGCAGACTAATGTTTCATCGGTACTACATTTAGCTTCATTAACACGATACAGATGCTGTACTGATGCCGCGTCGAGACGTCGAGCGAAGCTAAATACAACGCTGACGTAACGCTAAAACACTCTTCCAAAGAGACACTTTAAACTTTCATAACTTGGGCGGTATTCATTTACGACATTTTAAAGAATGactctttaattattttatcaaacgcttgtgtaaatataatgttatttaaatatcCGACTAACGAATAACATATATAAATGTTGAGTAGAAAATcgctgaaataaaaaatttattcggCAAAATTTCTTAATCGAATTTTGAACGAACGAATTCGATAAAGAGAAGCTGAGGTTTATTTTTTATCGAACTCGTCGATCTTGAGTATAAAGATGCATGAGAGTAATAgataataattatcatataaAGAATCCAAcgacgttaaaaaaaaagaaagaggcaCAGCATTCTAATTGAAAGATAAACATTCAGCTCGGTAGCCCGTCACTCCTACCTACGGATAGTTACGTATTTATGCAAAACAGAGATTGCAGTTGGCGACAATTGCGAATCGTGTGAATAAACCAGTGCCATTGGACTCAAATACCTGTTATCCTCTGTCTATTGTCTTCAACGTCTGTGATTACTTTGTCCGTTGCACGTTCGCGTTCTAGCAATGATCAAAGGTCTCGTCTTGACTCGTTACATGGCAAAGTGCCCGGCAGACAATTCAACTTTGAACTCGATTTTCTTTACGCTTTCCGCAAGTTGATCGTTCGTAATCCACGCAACTGGTCCGGTATGAAATGATGAGAAcgaaattttctcgaaaaaaatAGAAGCTAACTTCGTATTGAATTCTTTAAGTTTTACGAAATGGCACACGACATTTATCTTATACAAAGTATGTTAATGAAATCGAAActtaaatttctaaaaagaaatctagctaagaaaatttcatttattatatttggatGTTGCGTATTTGTTTGTAGAAAGCAAAAAATATCGTCCCCGTctcatttaaattaaaaaccTACTATACAATTTCTCTTATACAGAAGCTACACCTTTCTATATTTTCTGCGTTGCCCTGACCTACTTTTCTTCTGTAAAACTAGTATCCTACATTAAGAGATAAAACGACGAGGTGAGTTTGCCGTTAGTTGTAAACTTTTTTGTAAGAAATCGGTTGCAACAAATTACTTCTTTCGATGATATTCTTCCATGAACTTACTTATTGACGTAAGTGCCGTCAAAGTTGACTTCGAGCTGCTGAGATGTAATTACCGCATCTTTGTCAGCGCCACCGCTAGGTCGTTGAGGAAGAGCTAATATCGCTGTCGTACAAAGTACGACCGCCACTAACGCCTGAAACAATCATGTTTCtcgttaatatatttttcaattacaaagaacttatatatatatatatatacatataaaataatcgGACAAAGAAGGAATATGTAGTTAATCGCTGTATCGATAGAAAAGGAAGCGTCGCATCTActcaaaattttgtaaaaagagGCAAGAATAAAGGctgttttgtgaaaaaataatgaTACACTGACCACGCCACGAAcggaatatacaaatatatcgcgCGAAATCTCGCATACCCAACCTGCAATTG
Coding sequences within:
- the LOC100643602 gene encoding endocuticle structural glycoprotein SgAbd-1 isoform X1, with amino-acid sequence MVYGFPRRYPTLPVTRDNALVAVVLCTTAILALPQRPSGGADKDAVITSQQLEVNFDGTYVNNFETSNGISHQESGQPKQVDNETPVVSQGSDSYTAPDGQQVSITYVADENGFQVQGSHIPTAPPIPPEIQRALEWNAAHPEEDDGGQPRPPGRG
- the LOC100643602 gene encoding endocuticle structural glycoprotein SgAbd-1 isoform X2, with amino-acid sequence MFTIKALVAVVLCTTAILALPQRPSGGADKDAVITSQQLEVNFDGTYVNNFETSNGISHQESGQPKQVDNETPVVSQGSDSYTAPDGQQVSITYVADENGFQVQGSHIPTAPPIPPEIQRALEWNAAHPEEDDGGQPRPPGRG
- the LOC100643476 gene encoding endocuticle structural glycoprotein SgAbd-8, whose product is MHFRTIYLLSVVVMALAADKPIAIVSQSQDISPDGSFYSKWETANGIAVEEEGVLKNRGQKDAEAEEVRGSASWTAPDGTKINLGWLANENGATFQGPHLPTPPPTQPIPVLIQRALDWIAAHPSKDARNGL